The genomic interval GGAAACCTGACAAGCGTTTTTCTTGTATGTAATTGTGTGGTTATCGCTTTTGCTGCTTAGTTTGCATCCAAGCCCTGCATTTGCAATTAGAAAAAGCAAAGCGTAAACTTTTCTAATGAATGGGGTTTCTTTGTGATTTTTCCGGCTGGAAGGGGGATGGGGAGAGGTCTTATGATTAATTAAAACATTATTTTTGCATATGGGAAACATTCTTGTATGCACACTTGGCCTCACTGAATTGGGGCAATACTTTTATTTGTTAGCGTTTTTTTCACCTGTTTTAACTCAAGAGTTTGCATGATACTGCATATAGCCATTAAACTGCACAGGTCTCCTATTGTTAAGCAAGctgtaaattatatataattcAGAGGTGTGACACTTAGTTGCTTTACATTATACATGTTTCACTGGTTTTAACTCTAGAGTTTGCATGATACTGCTTATAGCCATTAAACTATATAGTCTTATTGTTAAGTAAGctgtaaattatatataattcAGAGGTGTGACACTTAGTTGCTTTACATTATACATGTTTCACCGGTTTAAACTCAAGAGTTTGCATGATACTGCATATGGCCATTAAACTACATAGGTCCCGTATTTAAGTTAGTTGTAAAttataattcttcttcttcttcttcttctttaggtCTGCCCCCAATCATAATATTTACCTTCCTTTTAGCATGATGATGCTGCAAAGTGAACATGCAAGCCATTTGGACTGTTCTTGACTGTTGGGAATTCATGGCCAACTCAACCCTCCTTCcccccaaaaataataaaaaagggcagcctggtgcacaaagctcccgcgtatgtgaggtctggggaaggggcagaccacaatgggtctatagtacacagCCTTATCTtgtatttttgcaagaggctgtttccatgcgTGGAACttgtgacctccaggtcacatggCGACAACCTTACTATTGCACCTAAGCTCCCCTTCCTcccccaaaataataaaaataaaaataaatataaaaacaaaaacaagatgATTATGCTGCAAAGTGAATCATGCAAGCCAACTGGACTGTTCTTGACTGTTGGGCATTCATGGCCAACTCAACCCCCCTCCaccccaaaataataaaaataaaaataaaaataaaaacaagaaagcACACTTGCTCTTCTCTATGATTGATTAAAACAATGCTTCATAGCACCCAAGAAAGACAGGACAAGGTCAATTGAACACAAAACTCAACATATATACACTTTCTCTCTGCAATTGTACTGTTTTGTGTGTTGAAACATTTGGCAAGAACTTGGTAACTTGATGTCTTTTTAATTGAAATTTCTCAACTTGGTTTCTAAGTTATACTATGCAGCCATATGATATCAATGTCCATGTCAATGATTTTTTTGTCTATTCTTATGATAATTTCAACTCTTTTATGATGCTGCAGATTGGACAAGGAACTTACAGCAGCGTGTACAGAGGCCGTGACCTTGAGACTGGCAAAATTGTTGCCATGAAGAAGGTGCGGTTTGTTAATATGGATCCAGAAAGTGTTCGTTTTATGGCAAGAGAAATTCTTATTCTGCGTAGGCTTGATCACCCAAACGTAATGAAGCTTGAAGGTCTGGTAACTTCAAGGGTCTCTGGCAGTTTATACCTTATATTTGAATACATGGAGCATGATCTTGCTGGGCTTGCGGCAGCACCTGGGATAAAGTTCACAGAACCACAGGtactttcttttttccttttagtTTGAGGTTGTTTTTCACATTAGATATTTAGATATCAACTTTAAGGAAGTAATATGACATAGAATGGGGCCTTCAATTTGATTACCCCATGAGGGCaatctattttctctctctctctctctctctctctctctctctctctcattttttataCGTAAAATCTGATGTAATTACACAAGATTCTAAATAACTTGACTGTATTTCTAATTATCATATGCATGTTGTTATGGGTGCAAAAAAAGGGTTAGCTTATTTTGTTTTTGGAAGATACAATTGATACCAGATGCAGAAAAATAATATGCTCCATGTCATGAACATCTATCACATGTTGACGTATTTACCAGATGATTAAAGTACTTTGTTGCATATTAAAcatgatgtgtgtgtgtgtgagagagagagagagatgttgcgAATTGAATCTTTACAGGTTTGGCATCTTGCTAGTTAgaccttttctttttctgttaACAAAATTGTTAGCTATGCACAAATTCATGGTTAAAGAGACATCTATGGATGCACATCTACTTTTCTTTTGCCTCTAGAACTTCTCATCGTGATTCTCGCCACACATTTGATGCTATTTATTCTTATGCTCTACAGTACATAATATTGTCATTATGCTATTTAATTACTATACTtttaaaatattagtggattgatttgtaattatgattttttatttgatttgtttTTTTGAAGGCAACTTATTTTAGAAGAAGcatttaaaaaatgaaagttttaaaTACTACAGGATGATGAATATCCTCACTCCAGATTGACATTGCAACTATTGATGCCTTCCATCAGTTTTTTTTAAGGTTACTGCCGAGATGTTTAGATTTTCTAAtcatttttttaatgaattcaaatttaattcagttattattttacatggaacaAGACAAATATTCCCTGAAATTACTATGGTTTGTGATTCTTGGAACAAATCAGTATATATTTTTTCTACCCCTGCTATTTATGGATATAACTGACAAGCTAAAGAAAATTCTTCAGAGCCTCTCTTGCTTCGCTTATGAGTTTATCTAGTTATGGTGTATGCAAAATTTATCTGGTTTCTGCTGGTTCAGGATCTTACTGGCTTGCTGGGCTGATTGTTACGCTTAACCGGCTGCAGTTGAGTTTAAGCCAAATCTTACCTTGGTTCAGCTAGCACACACTGGTAGCAAACCTGCTCCAAAATAATTACTTTGGAGTAGTATACCTGATGAATTCAGAAAACTCCAACTCGTGTATGGGTTTGGAGTTTGGACTTTGGCAATATGCAGAATGAAGGAGAATTAAGTGTGCCCAACTGCATTTTAtataaaaagaaacaaaagataacAAATATGCATTTCCTGTGAGTGAAGCTGGCTGAACTTGCCTGATAATTATGCATTTCATGTCATTTGTAAATTTTTCATTGTGGCACCACTATGTCCCCTTTTTTCTTATATTATTTTCCATTATGAGAAAGCCTAAAGATAATCTATTTTTGTCATGTTTTTGTTCTGAGTCATGATAtacaaacaaaaaatatataacttCGAAAAGTCATGGCATTAGGTTATTCATTCATTCTCAGAGCTTGACCCTATTATTCGCCATTGTTCAACTTAAGTTTATCTTGTTCTCTTTGTTAAAGAATATAAAACTCTATTGCTTGTAAAgtattttccttttgtttttatGTGGGGTTGTACATTTTGTTCTGCAGATCAAATGCTATATGCAACAGTTGCTTCGTGGACTTGAACATTGCCATGCTCGTGGAGTCCTGCACCGTGACATCAAGGGTTCCAATCTTCTGATTGACAATAATGGAAATCTTAAGGTTGGTGACTTTGGGCTGGCGACTTTTTTCCATTCCAGCCAGAGGCAGCCTCTTACAAGTCGTGTAGTAACTTTGTGGTATCGACCGCCTGAGCTTCTGCTTGGTGCTACAGATTATGGAGTTGAGGTCGATTTGTGGAGTAGTGGTTGCATTCTTGCGGAATTGTTTTGTGGGAAGCCCATCATGCCAGGAAGAACAGAGGTGCTTTTTCCACCTAAAAGGTTTTATTTCTTGAATTTCCAAGTATAGTCTATCTATTGAATAAATGAACGTTATCCATTATTTATCCAAAAATGCAGTCTTCCTAATATTAAATATGGAATTTAATCAATAACACCATGCATATACGTTATGGATATTGGAGGAGAAAACACACATAGGATGTGAACAATCAACCATTATTGGCCGCTACCACCTTTGCCACACCCAGCAATAGCAATACAATTGTTAGATTGGATTTTTGACTGATTCCAATATCATTGCATAACGATCACTAGTGCTTCCACAATTCTCAGATGACCACCATGGACCCAATACCACTCTCACTGAGATTTTACCATCACCAGAAGCACCAGCTGCACCAGCTTGATCCAGTTTCAATGCCTGTCTTGATTGTTGTTGCTTCCACTGTTTACCTCTGACATTGGAACTCTAGTTCTGATATTTTTATAGCGAATAGTTCAATTCCAAATCTAAGAAGGTTTTGAGGACAATATCTCTTTAAACAAAATAATTTAAGTATGCTTTTATGCATATATCTTatgaaacaacaacaacaacaacaacaacaacaacaggcCAAGCTTAAGTCCCACTATGTGGGGACTGGGGTTGACCACATGAATCTTTTTTTGCCAATTAAAATGATCTTGGGCAGTTTCCTCTGACAATTTAAGGGCTGTTAAATCCTTTCTAtgttattccaagttattttaggtctattcGTACTTCCACCATCACTAACAGTACTAGCTCACTCCttctcactggtgcactatttggcctaTGTTGCAGGTCCCCAAACCATCTCAACCACTCCTCCCATATCTTATCATGTGCAGCTAACTTACTACAAATATGGTCATTCCTtgatttatcttttaacattatatCACTTATCTACCTtatagtttttgttttttgttttttaatgatCAGAAAAAAAGGCATTCATTCATTTAAGATGAAAGAATGTACTAGCAGAAAATAATCCTCctatgaaaagaaaaaaacaaaaatagactagaaaacaatcaaaataaaGCTGCCTTCCAATCTCTTTAAAGATCCAAGAAAGGCACTCCTTAAAACCACTTGCTGCAAAAAAACTAGGAGAAGCCAGGTactgaatcctatcccaaagGAATGTACCAGAATTCCTCTTTCCTAGAATAGATTCGAGCATTCCTTTTCCATTCAAAATCCCATGAAACTGCAAAGATGCCACAAATCCACAAGACTAAATCATCAACACtcttcccaaaacctataaaacaGTTATGTAATAATTTCTCCACCAAATCTGGCAAACCTAGATCTACCTAAAAACAGTAAATAGCTTATTCTATATCCCCCTAGAGAAAGGGCAATGCGAATATGGATGAAGATTCTGAGCCATCAAAGCACGATTTTTTCTTGGTAAGTGTAATCCGTTGGATATATATCCAATTTTTTAATTTATGGAATTCCTTGGAGATGATGCCTTCGAAGGCCTCCCACTCTGTAGCAGATTTTTGGTTTTAACTCTTTTAAGAACAACCAAGTGAACACCTTGATCTAGATTTCCACATGAAACAATGATAGGAAAGGATTTAAAAGATTTGGTCAATTGCTGAAAGAAAGATTTTAAAGAATAGAAACTTTAGGAATCCAAACCCAAGTCCCAACTCCTACTGTCCCTCTTACATGAGAAATGGCAGCCCTCCAAGGGAACCAACAAAGAAGTTAATTCTTCTAACTCTCTATCATTTAGAGGCCtacaaaaatgaaaatcccaagaagcaGTAGGCCCATTTGAATTAAGGAAGTAATGACATTATTTTGTGCTAAAGAAAGATGATATAAACAAGAGAATACATTGGAAACCACATTGTTCCCCACCCTAACATCTTCCCAAAAGAATATTTGGGACCCATTgcccataacatattttatttaagGAATAATCAAAGGATAGATCTGAGCAAAATTTTTCAATTATATCCTTTATCAAAATGGCATAAGGGACGAATGGTTTGATTTTAGATTTCCTATGAATTTTGACTTAGCTAAATCCTCTATTTTGTATACTGGAAAAGGGATTAATCTGCTATGTTTAGGATTGATCTCTGATAATGGATCATATTGTACCAATATCAATAGGCTCTCCAAGGACGTTGAAAATTTGTCTGAGAGTCGCTCCACAAACTAGGACACTTAGAGGAGCTCTCGTGTTAATCATTTCCATTCTTCTCATTAGACCATACAGAGCACTCGTAGCCACAGCTCTAACTTGACTATTTCCTAATAATTGCTGAACCTCACAAGTCACATTAATTAGTTGACCGTAGGTATCGAGATAACACTCTGAGGAATTTCACAGAAAATAGCCCCGTAACTTCGGAAGAAGGGGTGCTTTCTCATGAAGGGGTTTGTAATAACCAGGCCTGGGTGACTGTTTACCAAAAACAACTCCGCAGCAAAATTGAAAAGTGAGCCGCACTAGCACCCAACTTGTACAAGGGCTTAAGTTTTAAAGCTGCAACATATGTACTATGGGAGGGATCGATACTCCTTTAGATAGATAGAGCCCCTGCGCTCCTAATGTAGAGCTAGAACTACTGTGACCATGGAATCTGTGATCACATGAGCACCTCAGCTTCCAAAAAGAGCGGTTGCTAATTGGAAATAATGCTAATGGGGACCATCGATCAAGGACGACTTCGAAGACTACAAtcgaatttgaaaaaaaatagaaGTATAGGGGCAACTCTTCAGTTGCCCCTCTAACTTTACTACGTTATCCAACAGGACTCTCCATAGTGTCAGATTTGCTCGATGATCCTCAATTGAGTGGTCCTTTTCTTATATAGAagtcattttccctaattacaaTATATCTCTTAATTACAATATCTCCTAATTACAGCAATGGTATATATCCCTTAATTACAATATCTCCTAATTACAGCATCTCCTAATATTAAGCATCCTAATTACATCATCTTCTAACATTAAGCATTGACCCATAATTCAGGAAAGATATTTACAGATCTGTTTCCTAAATAACTAAACAATTTATGGTAGGTTTGACAGATTGTAATGTTTTGAGGAATAATTGCAGAGTGGGAATGATATTATACAAGCCATTATCTGATGAAGAGTGAGATGCAGGACAATATTAGGAACATATCCACGGATAAAATCAAACACCATTTAGTCCATTTGTTCAAAAGCATCATGTAGGTAATACAGTGAGAATATCATGCCTTCAACTGAGGCAAAATTTATCTCGTGAAGGAGGACCGCTGCTCAGTCATGGAGCTTTGAACTAGTGGCAACACAGATACACCACACTTTAATTTATAGTGTTAAAGATACACTGCTCCATGTGAAAATTCAATGTATACAAAAATTGAATGGTAGACTGCGTGAATCGGATCTTGATTCTTGAAGTACATTGCCAGCATAAGTTGATAACAAAACCTGAAAATATAAAAGTAAAACATAAACTCAAAAGATGCAAACAAAACATAATAAATTGAAAcctgttttattttataaaaaatgcgCTATATTTAGTTTGCACACTAattaaatacatgataaatttgGTAAATATGGAGAGTTGGATTCTATTAAAATAGATGCCCAACACAAGTTGTCAATGAAAgtgcacaaaaaaaataaatagtaaattgCATCCTTTTagtaaaagaaattaaattatcCAAAGATCAGATATAAGATAATGAGAGtttatttgagattaaattgCCTTTATTATCTCTTGTGTTGAAAATGGATTAATGAAGCTTGataaatttaaatatgtataagcTGCAATTTCAACAATTCATGTGAAATTTATGGATCTTGTAGAGGCAATATAGTTGTTAAAACACTAATGTTTTATCTTTGTTCATTGcccaaatgtttttttttttttaaataacttcaTACCGGAGCCCCCCCTCCGTCTCCGCCCTGCTCAAATAGTAATCTAAGTGCttaagttttcaattattattccTTTTCAACAATTTCTCAATGCAACAAATTGACGATTATAGTAAGaaccaatatttttttttactcaAAACAATATTCTgacataacaaaaaaaaaaaaagattgaaaaTTCAGAGGAACTCTGTTGACTAATTTCATAATATTAAAAGAATCAATACAATTACTGCACAAAGCATACAATGAAATCTGGaagaaaaaagttttaaatgaagAAGTTATGCAATGCATAATAAGAAAGAGGAGGTTGGAGATAGTGTTGATATGAGCCAATCAGCATGTTGCCATGTTTATTGTTGGGAATTCAAGGGTCCAGTCTATGCTGCTGAGAATATCATCTAGTTTGTGAAACATCCATTCATTCCTACAGTGAGCATAATGGGTATGGGGCTAAAAGCATGTGTTGGGGCGTGTATGGGTGCATTGTGCTTGTACATGTCGATGTGGGTGTGTTTTTCTGTGTGAAAAGGCATGCGAATCCATGAGACTCTTTTAACATCTTTGTCCTGAAAAGCATTCTTTGTCCTGAAAAGCATCATATTCTTAAGTTCTTCAATTTTCAAGGTATTGTTTGGTTGTtgatttcttgattatcattTATAGGTGGAGCAACTACACAAGATCTTCAAACTTTGTGGCTCACCTTCTGAGGAGTACTGGAAAAAATCAAAATTGCCACATGCAACAATTTTCAAACCTCAAAATCCTTACAGGCGTTGTGTTGCTGACACATTCAAGGACTTTCCTTCTTCAGTGCTAACCCTGCTGGATGTCCTCCTTGCAATAGAACCTGAGAGCCGGGGGTCAGCTTCTTCTGCACTTCAGAGTGAGGTAAATTTGGGTTTCTTTGTTTTGCAAATACTAGGTAGTGCATGTTTGTTACATATGAAAATGATTCAAGTTGCAATCTGCCTTATGAGTTTTAACTTTAAGTTCCTCCTGAATCCCTGATCAAGAAAATTTCAAAGCCTAGCATAGCTATCTACAATCTTTTAAAATAACTAGTTGCAGGCTAATTTTTATGTTCTATCTTATTTATTAATCATATTTATTTAAAACTAATTGCCGAATTTTTCATGAATATATTATAAAGAAACACTTAAACAGGAATATTGGCATGCTGCTGTTGTCTCTTGGCCCTTTGCTATATAAACAACATTTAATAAGCAATACTTTGTTTATTTTTGGTCATGGCTTAGAATTGGTACTTGGATTTAAAAATGTGACCTCAAGCCTTTTTGCTTCTCAAAGGAGGTTTATTTACTTCATGGAATAAGCTAACATATTGTTTAACTGAAGCCCAGGCTGCATACGTCTGCATGTAATTTTGCATGGGGAAGTCAGTGGGGCCAACATTTATAATGGCTATCACCCAGTTTCCCCCATTGCTTTGATCGGATGTTTGGTCATCACAATCTTATGCACTGACATTGTTCCATTAATATCTTAATCGGGATTGGATTGTTTCTTTACTtgaatattttttgttttgttgacTCTGCATGTTACATAATTTGAGTTCCAATATCCAGTTTTTCAGGACGAAGCCTCTTCCATCCAGTCCATCAAGTTTACCCAAGTACCCACCAAGTAAGGAGTTCGATGTCAGGCTTCGGGATGAGGAAGCCAGAAGGTATACCATTTTCTAATTTTATCTAATGTGAACTATGTTTTCACACCCTTTGTTTCAAATCTGGTCATATGGATGCAAAAAAAGCAGTTAATGCTGATCTAATTTTGATAAGATATTGGATGCACGTTTGAAATGATTTGTTGTTTGTGCATTAATTTAGTGACCTGTCATGATACTTGAATTAATTGTTTGGTATATGAGTATATGAAACCTTGCTGCACTTAGTTTGTTTAGCTTGAAATAAAGTGGGAATAAAAATCCTCCAGTTTCTTTTGCAAGCGATGTATGTTGGGAGGGAAGGGCCACAGGCCTTTTCTTTTTCTGATTTAAATATTGCTTTAGAGTaccaaaaaacatgaaaattttgACACTTACACCTGCATATTTATGTCCATCTCTATACCAGGAAAAAGACGGCTGCTGGTAAAGGACGCGATGGAGAATCCTCTAGAAGGTGTTCCAGAGAATCTAAGGCAGCCCCAGCACCAGATGCCAATGCGGAGTTGCAGGTGTCTATGCAGGTATTTCCTACCTTGTTGTGCTTGCTGTATACATTTATGCTTATGCGTACATACATGGATGCATGCCTGTATACATGGAGATGGACATGCATGTCTGTGAGCACACAGGCACTTTCATATATGTAACTACATGTGTTTTGTTAGTGTGCATACATGAACAGTCAGCTAGTAATCCCATGTCTTTTAAATGGAAATTCAGAAACGGGGGCAGCCAAATCCTAAAAGCAGCAGTGAAAAGTACAATCCTGAAGAAGATGGTGGCTCAGGATTCCCTATT from Malania oleifera isolate guangnan ecotype guangnan chromosome 9, ASM2987363v1, whole genome shotgun sequence carries:
- the LOC131164699 gene encoding probable serine/threonine-protein kinase At1g09600, which encodes MGCLCSKGISVNEYVESHIREKELSKSSKRLVASSRREEIAAEGDHGGNDATARLISKQPVEENAGSTPILWDEGEKKAEVVEKATPPELCRPGTIEAGASGAQPQLSRIVSLSNGVQGAQVAAGWPSWLTAVAGEAINGWVPRKADSFEKLDKIGQGTYSSVYRGRDLETGKIVAMKKVRFVNMDPESVRFMAREILILRRLDHPNVMKLEGLVTSRVSGSLYLIFEYMEHDLAGLAAAPGIKFTEPQIKCYMQQLLRGLEHCHARGVLHRDIKGSNLLIDNNGNLKVGDFGLATFFHSSQRQPLTSRVVTLWYRPPELLLGATDYGVEVDLWSSGCILAELFCGKPIMPGRTEVEQLHKIFKLCGSPSEEYWKKSKLPHATIFKPQNPYRRCVADTFKDFPSSVLTLLDVLLAIEPESRGSASSALQSEFFRTKPLPSSPSSLPKYPPSKEFDVRLRDEEARRKKTAAGKGRDGESSRRCSRESKAAPAPDANAELQVSMQKRGQPNPKSSSEKYNPEEDGGSGFPIEPPGLQNGFSHSGQLAHPNAFGSSLGVNMNEDDTLFDSSKNDKGTQRSYKPSGATELSRFSSSVAVRGNSRETNLNSHWAPKGLLNAGYNQLDGAESSRKHDWFHRLLEGPKSSRRKHERASGKESTMGYAPKNSRIHYSGPLLPPGGNLEEMLREHEKQIQHAVRKARLDKAKTKKTYSDSGQTESLLHYGRNGR